The proteins below are encoded in one region of Misgurnus anguillicaudatus chromosome 24, ASM2758022v2, whole genome shotgun sequence:
- the LOC129438832 gene encoding odorant receptor 131-2-like: MVNLTESNNLSNTSLLSNLKPFNEKALVVQVLVGILLYVNGLMIFTFLKKNIFFEETRYILFAQTLFVDSSNMLLTCLTMTGIINQYAVHIIPCCIFCTVMSVLNICTPVTLVAMCLERYVAICMPLRHSSISTPKNTFIGLLVIWAVSFILPLFVLIVFLVYASPVGLRSYVICSLEVMLIVKWLADTRAASLQILFIIMFCIVISTYIKIVAAARSATSENKKSSKGLRTVILHGIQLFLCMLQFIVPYIEMPLWKVNLVVFVNVKYSNYILFIISPRCLSPLIYGLRDKKFCNALKHYAFCGFAVVNRHKIPHVKTIPLEVY, from the coding sequence ATGGTGAACTTAACAGAGAGCAACAATCTGAGCAACACTTCTTTGTTGTCTAATTTAAAACCATTTAATGAAAAGGCGTTGGTGGTGCAGGTTCTGGTGGGAATACTTCTCTATGTAAATGGACTGATGATCTTCACTTTCCTGAAGAAAAACATCTTCTTTGAAGAAACACGTTACATTTTGTTTGCTCAGACGCTTTTTGTTGATTCTTCTAATATGCTGTTAACTTGTTTAACTATGACAGGAATTATTAATCAATATGCAGTCCACATTATTCCATGTTGTATTTTCTGTACAGTTATGTCTGTGCTCAATATTTGTACTCCTGTGACTCTTGTAGCGATGTGTTTGGAGCGCTATGTGGCTATATGTATGCCTTTAAGACACTCCAGCATTTCAACacccaaaaacacttttattggGCTTCTTGTGATATGGGCTGTCAGTTTTATTTTACCACTGTTTGTACTTATAGTGTTTCTTGTTTATGCCTCACCTGTTGGCCTGCGCTCATATGTTATCTGTAGCCTGGAGGTCATGTTAATAGTAAAGTGGCTGGCAGACACGAGGGCTGCAAGTCTACAGATATTATTTATCATAATGTTTTGTATTGTCATCTCCACCTACATTAAAATTGTGGCTGCAGCCCGATCAGCCACATCTGAAAACAAAAAGTCATCTAAGGGTCTCAGAACTGTAATTCTCCATGGTATTCAGCTGTTTCTATGTATGCTGCAGTTTATAGTGCCTTATATAGAAATGCCTTTATGGAAAGTAAATTTAGTGGTGTTTGTTAATGTAAAATACTCAAATTACATTCTGTTTATTATCTCACCTCGTTGTCTGAGTCCATTAATTTATGGATTAAGAGACAAAAAGTTTTGTAATGCTCTGAAACATTACGCCTTTTGTGGCTTTGCCGTGGTTAATCGGCACAAAATACcgcatgttaaaacaatcccaTTAGAGGTGTATTAA